The stretch of DNA GATGAGCCAGCGCCATCGCGCGCCGAACCGGCAGCGGCTTGTCCTGATGTTGCTGATAAACGGTGGTGTAATGGCTCGCTCGTTCGGTGCAAACCGGCGGTTTAACGATATGGATCAGCGCTTCTTTATGCGCCTTGATGCGTGGGCTGAGCAAATTCAGGTTCAGTTCGGTCATGATGATTATCCTCTAATCCAGGCGGTCATGCCTTTTTGGCTGGCGTACTGTTCGGCAAATTGAAGAAGTTCGGGCGCATCGAGCGGTTTGCTGGCGGCCAGATAGGGCTGACCCAGCAGATGGTATTTATTGATTCCTAAGGTGTGATAGGGCAGAAAATGGATGGACTTCGCGCCAATCTCGTCGGCGGCAAAATCGCTGATGGCGCGAATAGAGCCTTCATCAGCATTAAAGTCGGGAATCAGCGGTACGCGTATGGTCATTTCTACATTGCGAGCCGCGAGCCTGCGGAAATTATCCATTACGCGTTCAGCATTGCCGTCGGTCCATTGCTGAAAGCGTGCTTTGTCTACGTGTTTGAGGTCGGCCAGCAGCAGATCCAAAAAGGGCAGCGAAGGCTCAATGTATTTCCACGGTACGTGCAGGCAGGACTCCACGGCGGTATTCAGGCCGGCAGCTTTGCTGAGCTTCAACAAATTTTTTGCCAGCGCGGGCTGCATAAAAGGTTCACCGCCGGACAGCGTAATACCGCCGCCGCTTCGGGCGTAAAAAGGCTTGTCGCGCAGCACGGTAGCCATGATGGCCTCCGCCGTTTTTTCTTCTCCACAGACGGTTAAAGCCTGCGTTGGGCAGCAGTCCCGGAGCGCGTTTACCGTGCCTTCGTTAAGCCTGCCGCGAGCGATGATCAACTCATCTCCAACACGAGAAACGGCATCTGGTGCGGCCTGCTGGCAAAGATCGCAGCCGGAAAGGCATAAGCGGCGGTCCAGCAGGACGTCGCATTCCCGGGCGCGACTTTCAGGATTCTGACACCAGCGGCAGCCCAGAGAGCATCCTTTCAGGAAGACAACCGTGCGGATCCCCGGGCCATCGTGGGTGGAGTAACGCTGAATATTGAACAGCATGAGGTCTTCTCTTTTTGCTTTCTTTCGTAAATTAAATTACTTTCGAATGAAAGTTATATTGATATTGATCAGCTAAACAATCGACAGTCAGGTTATGATGCCGGCAGTGAGAGATGACTCTAATTCTGGAGAGCGTAATGGAACTGTATTTAGATACCGCTGATGTTGCCGCCGTTAAGCGTCTGGCCCGGGTTCTGCCGCTGCAGGGCGTAACCACCAACCCTTCCATCGTTGCCAAAGCCGGGATTTCCCTGTGGGAAGTCCTTCCTGCCTTACAGGATGCGCTGGGCGGCGAAGGCAAACTGTTCGCGCAGGTAATTGCCAGCCAGGCTGATGAAATGGTGAAAGAGGCGCAGCTGTTAACGACGCGGGTGCCGGGGCTGGTGGTGAAGGTGCCGACCACGCCGGAAGGTCTTGTGGCGCTTAAGCAGCTGAAGTTACTGGGTATTCCAACGCTGGGTACGGCAGTTTATGGCGCGGCGCAGGGGCTGCTGGCCGCGCTGGCGGGAGCTGAATATGTTGCGCCGTATGTGAACCGTCTGGATGCGCAGGGCGGAGACGGCATTCAGATGGTGCAGGATTTGCAGCAGCTTTTAACGCTGCATGCGCCCGACTCGAAGGTGCTGGCGGCCAGCTTCCGCACGCCGCACCAGGCGATGTCATGCCTTCTGGCCGGCTGTGAAGCTATTACGCTGCCTCTTGATGTGGTCGAACAAATCCTGGTCACCCCGGCGGTAACGGCGGCGATTGGCGGGTTTGAAAAGGACTGGCAGGGCGCGTTTGGATCGCTAACGCTGTAGTCTGAAAAGCCACCG from Cedecea neteri encodes:
- the fsa gene encoding fructose-6-phosphate aldolase, with translation MELYLDTADVAAVKRLARVLPLQGVTTNPSIVAKAGISLWEVLPALQDALGGEGKLFAQVIASQADEMVKEAQLLTTRVPGLVVKVPTTPEGLVALKQLKLLGIPTLGTAVYGAAQGLLAALAGAEYVAPYVNRLDAQGGDGIQMVQDLQQLLTLHAPDSKVLAASFRTPHQAMSCLLAGCEAITLPLDVVEQILVTPAVTAAIGGFEKDWQGAFGSLTL
- a CDS encoding glycyl-radical enzyme activating protein: MLFNIQRYSTHDGPGIRTVVFLKGCSLGCRWCQNPESRARECDVLLDRRLCLSGCDLCQQAAPDAVSRVGDELIIARGRLNEGTVNALRDCCPTQALTVCGEEKTAEAIMATVLRDKPFYARSGGGITLSGGEPFMQPALAKNLLKLSKAAGLNTAVESCLHVPWKYIEPSLPFLDLLLADLKHVDKARFQQWTDGNAERVMDNFRRLAARNVEMTIRVPLIPDFNADEGSIRAISDFAADEIGAKSIHFLPYHTLGINKYHLLGQPYLAASKPLDAPELLQFAEQYASQKGMTAWIRG